In a genomic window of Elusimicrobiota bacterium:
- a CDS encoding UPF0758 domain-containing protein has protein sequence MKKEKEHKWKHPGGKLLELGADKLSDAELLAIIISTGIRGKSAEKIADELLAKYGSYKGMANQPLKKFLKIKGLGDVKIIRIAACFEIARRIVHQVIEEYEK, from the coding sequence ATGAAAAAAGAAAAAGAGCACAAATGGAAACATCCCGGCGGTAAATTGTTAGAATTAGGTGCTGATAAATTAAGTGATGCTGAACTTTTAGCAATAATAATTTCAACTGGCATTAGAGGTAAATCCGCAGAAAAAATTGCTGATGAACTTTTAGCAAAATATGGTTCTTATAAAGGTATGGCAAACCAACCGCTGAAAAAATTTCTTAAAATAAAAGGTCTTGGAGATGTAAAAATAATAAGAATTGCTGCTTGTTTTGAAATTGCACGGCGAATTGTTCATCAAGTAATAGAGGAATATGAAAAGTAA
- the rseP gene encoding RIP metalloprotease RseP — MTILLSIFAVAVMFGFVIMIHEFGHFIIAKKLKVKVLNFSFGFGPELFGWTGKKISFTIWRKQKQDIEQAGNGTRYSVRPIPFGGFVKMAGEEIDEVKGEPDEFFAKKWYERIGIVVAGPVMNYISAFFIFLVIISIWGIQYQRPVIKLVEKNSPAYISGLKAGDEITAIDGNKIEDAQMVSRTVKASAGKELNFSVKRESEMFDIKIIPQYDKRLKTSRIGIVYDMSSEPIVVKVGFIKAIKESVNNIVFWTVVPLKFLAMKLLMWEAPSEVAGPIGIMQAAYFAAKLGIKTFLNFIAIVSVALGMFNLFPMPLVDGGHIIFYLYEGLSRKKLNKKVIQFANSVGFALLITIALYATYQDILRAKSGFWKQTEQVK, encoded by the coding sequence ATGACAATTCTATTGAGTATATTTGCAGTTGCGGTGATGTTCGGATTTGTGATAATGATTCATGAATTCGGACATTTTATCATTGCAAAAAAATTGAAAGTAAAAGTTTTGAATTTTTCATTCGGGTTCGGACCTGAACTTTTTGGCTGGACTGGAAAAAAAATTTCATTCACTATCTGGCGCAAGCAAAAACAAGATATTGAACAGGCAGGGAATGGGACCAGATATTCTGTCCGACCTATCCCATTCGGTGGTTTCGTAAAAATGGCTGGTGAAGAAATTGATGAAGTAAAAGGCGAACCTGACGAATTTTTTGCAAAAAAATGGTATGAACGAATAGGTATCGTTGTAGCTGGACCTGTGATGAACTATATTTCTGCATTTTTTATTTTTTTGGTTATTATCTCAATCTGGGGAATTCAATATCAGCGGCCTGTAATAAAATTGGTAGAAAAAAATTCGCCTGCGTATATCTCAGGATTAAAAGCCGGCGATGAAATTACTGCGATTGATGGCAATAAAATTGAAGATGCACAAATGGTATCAAGAACAGTGAAGGCATCCGCCGGCAAAGAATTAAATTTTTCAGTTAAAAGAGAATCTGAAATGTTTGATATAAAAATTATACCACAGTATGATAAACGTCTAAAAACATCAAGAATAGGAATTGTCTACGATATGTCTTCAGAGCCTATTGTGGTAAAAGTTGGATTTATCAAAGCGATTAAAGAATCGGTTAACAATATAGTTTTCTGGACGGTCGTGCCATTAAAGTTTCTTGCAATGAAACTTTTAATGTGGGAAGCACCTTCAGAAGTTGCAGGTCCTATCGGAATTATGCAGGCAGCGTATTTTGCTGCAAAACTTGGTATAAAAACATTCCTTAATTTTATAGCGATTGTCTCAGTAGCACTCGGAATGTTCAATCTTTTCCCGATGCCATTGGTAGATGGCGGACATATTATATTTTATCTGTATGAAGGGCTTTCAAGAAAAAAATTGAACAAAAAAGTTATCCAGTTCGCAAACTCCGTCGGGTTCGCACTTCTAATCACAATTGCACTCTATGCTACATATCAGGATATCTTAAGAGCCAAAAGCGGTTTCTGGAAACAAACAGAACAAGTAAAATGA
- the dxr gene encoding 1-deoxy-D-xylulose-5-phosphate reductoisomerase — MVKISVIGSTGSIGTSALDVISHLNNVKIVGLSANKNIALLKKQAKKFKPEIIATGSDGLNNIAMIEQADIVLIAVVGAAGLKPLINAIELKKKIALANKEALVIAGDLITKLLEKYHAEIIPVDSEHSAIFQCIDGKNGKEISKIILTASGGPFRNYSWTKLAKVKIKDVLKHPTWKMGKKITVDSATLINKGFEVIEAHYLFGIPYEKIKVVVHPQSIVHSAVEFIDGSIITQMSNTDMRLPIQYALTYPERKKSPVKKLDLTSVGKLEFFRLPSKNFPCFELAMFSAKIGGTMPTVLNAANEIAVKKFLDGQIQFLQIPKIIEKAIKKHKVIKNPDLKTILDVDFETRKFVEMEGIE; from the coding sequence ATGGTAAAAATTTCTGTTATCGGTTCCACTGGCTCAATCGGTACATCCGCACTTGATGTTATATCACACCTGAACAATGTAAAAATCGTCGGGCTTTCAGCCAATAAAAATATCGCACTCCTTAAAAAACAAGCAAAAAAATTTAAACCTGAAATTATTGCTACAGGTTCTGATGGCTTGAATAATATCGCAATGATTGAACAGGCGGATATTGTGCTGATTGCAGTTGTAGGCGCTGCAGGACTTAAACCACTTATAAATGCAATAGAATTAAAGAAAAAAATTGCACTCGCAAATAAAGAAGCACTTGTTATAGCAGGCGATTTAATAACAAAACTGCTTGAAAAATATCACGCTGAAATAATACCCGTTGATAGCGAACATTCGGCAATTTTTCAATGTATTGACGGTAAAAACGGAAAAGAAATTTCTAAAATAATTCTGACTGCTTCCGGCGGGCCATTTAGAAATTATTCTTGGACAAAACTTGCAAAAGTAAAAATAAAAGATGTGCTGAAACATCCTACATGGAAAATGGGAAAAAAAATTACCGTGGATTCTGCTACGCTTATCAATAAAGGGTTTGAAGTGATTGAGGCACATTATCTGTTTGGGATTCCGTATGAAAAAATAAAGGTTGTTGTCCATCCGCAGTCAATAGTTCACAGCGCAGTTGAGTTTATTGATGGCTCAATTATTACACAAATGAGTAATACTGATATGCGGCTCCCAATACAGTATGCATTAACATATCCTGAACGAAAAAAATCACCGGTTAAAAAACTGGATTTGACATCCGTAGGCAAACTTGAATTTTTTAGATTACCGAGTAAGAATTTTCCTTGTTTTGAACTTGCAATGTTTTCAGCAAAAATCGGCGGCACAATGCCAACTGTTCTTAATGCTGCTAATGAAATTGCAGTCAAAAAATTTTTGGATGGTCAGATTCAATTTTTACAGATTCCAAAAATTATAGAAAAAGCGATAAAAAAACATAAAGTAATAAAAAATCCTGATTTGAAAACTATATTAGATGTAGATTTTGAAACAAGAAAATTTGTAGAAATGGAGGGAATAGAATAA
- a CDS encoding phosphatidate cytidylyltransferase — protein sequence MFNRIIIAVCLIPIVVFITYLGYIPFLVLVCGVSFLAACEFWELVSKMEFYPRKIFGSIFIILILLSVFFSGSKLGAFVSNETTTLIFTFGVLLLFVYEIIKHHIQTALPSLAITFLGIIYLGWLPAHLLLLRDFRPDGFRFTILLFITVWISDSAAYFFGSVYGSYRLSVISPKKSVEGAIASVIASICVIMIAKIFFVNFLKPVDVFLLGFLTSASGQFGDLAESLIKRSAGVKDSSTLLGNHGGILDKLDSFIFAAPVFYYYLKFFVV from the coding sequence ATGTTCAATAGAATCATTATAGCAGTATGCCTGATTCCTATCGTAGTATTCATAACTTATCTTGGATATATCCCGTTTTTGGTGCTTGTATGTGGAGTTAGTTTTCTGGCTGCCTGCGAGTTCTGGGAGCTCGTCAGCAAAATGGAGTTCTACCCACGTAAAATATTCGGAAGTATCTTTATAATCCTGATTTTACTTTCGGTTTTTTTTAGCGGTTCTAAACTTGGTGCATTTGTTTCAAATGAAACAACTACACTGATATTTACATTCGGAGTTCTGCTTCTTTTTGTTTATGAAATAATAAAACATCATATTCAAACAGCACTGCCATCACTTGCAATTACATTTTTAGGGATTATCTATCTTGGCTGGCTGCCTGCACATCTTCTGCTTTTAAGAGATTTTAGACCGGATGGATTCAGGTTCACAATACTGCTTTTTATAACTGTATGGATTTCGGATTCGGCTGCTTATTTTTTTGGTTCTGTATATGGTTCTTACCGACTTTCTGTGATAAGTCCGAAAAAATCTGTAGAAGGTGCGATTGCATCTGTAATTGCATCAATCTGTGTGATAATGATAGCAAAGATATTCTTTGTGAATTTCCTGAAGCCTGTTGATGTATTCCTGCTCGGGTTTCTGACAAGTGCGTCAGGTCAGTTTGGTGATTTAGCCGAGTCATTAATAAAACGGTCTGCCGGCGTTAAGGATTCCTCTACACTACTCGGTAATCACGGCGGTATTCTTGATAAACTTGATAGTTTTATATTCGCCGCACCTGTCTTTTACTATTACCTGAAATTTTTTGTTGTCTAA
- a CDS encoding isoprenyl transferase, whose product MLIPKHIAIIMDGNGRWAKKRGLPRLAGHRAGVKAVEKIVKTANELGISVLTLYAFSTENWLRPKNEIKGLFKVLKIFLQKKLPKLVKNNIRLKVIGDISKLPSDIVNDITKAVQLTSKNTGLILNIALNYGGRQEIVAAVNKILVSDIKKIDEQMFEKYIYTEGLPDPDLIIRTSGENRISNFLIWQSAYSEFYTTDVLWPDFSKQDLISAIAEYQKRNRRFGGL is encoded by the coding sequence ATGTTGATACCGAAACATATAGCAATCATAATGGATGGTAATGGCAGATGGGCAAAAAAAAGAGGACTACCTCGTCTCGCAGGGCATCGCGCAGGTGTTAAAGCAGTTGAAAAGATAGTAAAAACCGCTAACGAGCTTGGAATCTCTGTTTTGACTTTATACGCATTTTCAACTGAAAACTGGTTAAGACCTAAAAACGAAATCAAAGGGCTGTTCAAGGTATTAAAAATTTTTTTACAAAAAAAATTACCAAAACTAGTCAAAAATAATATCCGACTAAAAGTTATTGGCGATATTTCAAAATTACCATCAGATATTGTAAATGATATAACAAAAGCAGTTCAGTTAACTTCCAAAAATACAGGGCTGATATTGAATATCGCATTAAATTATGGAGGCCGTCAGGAAATCGTTGCTGCTGTAAATAAAATTCTCGTATCCGATATAAAAAAAATAGACGAGCAAATGTTTGAAAAATATATCTATACTGAAGGATTGCCTGACCCGGATTTGATAATAAGAACCTCAGGCGAAAACCGGATCTCTAATTTTTTAATCTGGCAATCTGCATATTCAGAGTTTTATACAACGGATGTGTTATGGCCTGATTTCTCAAAACAGGATTTAATAAGCGCAATCGCTGAATACCAAAAACGAAACAGACGGTTCGGTGGCTTGTAA
- the frr gene encoding ribosome recycling factor has product MSKQILIQTEDKMKRTVEHLKTELLILKTGRATPTVLDTVKVKYYDTDLPVNQVASISIPEPRLIMLTPWDKNVLPELEKAILKADIGITPQNDGKVIRLPIPQLTEERRKEIIKTAKKIAEDHKIELRNERRDAVELVKKSFTEKQITEDEKFKYQDELQKTTENYIKKTDELLNQKEKEIMNF; this is encoded by the coding sequence ATGTCTAAACAGATTCTAATCCAGACGGAAGACAAAATGAAAAGAACTGTAGAACATTTAAAAACGGAATTATTAATACTTAAAACAGGTCGCGCAACACCAACAGTGTTAGATACTGTAAAGGTCAAATACTATGATACTGATTTGCCAGTGAATCAAGTAGCCAGTATCTCAATCCCAGAGCCACGACTAATAATGCTTACACCGTGGGATAAAAATGTTTTGCCTGAACTTGAAAAGGCAATACTTAAAGCAGACATAGGTATCACACCGCAAAATGATGGCAAGGTTATACGGCTGCCAATCCCACAACTTACTGAAGAACGCCGAAAAGAGATTATCAAGACAGCAAAAAAAATTGCTGAAGACCATAAGATTGAATTAAGAAACGAACGAAGAGATGCAGTAGAACTTGTTAAAAAAAGTTTTACAGAAAAGCAAATTACCGAAGATGAAAAATTCAAATACCAGGACGAACTTCAGAAAACTACAGAAAATTATATTAAAAAAACAGACGAACTCCTAAACCAGAAAGAAAAAGAAATAATGAATTTTTAA
- the pyrH gene encoding UMP kinase, whose product MYKKIVLKLSGESLGKNGRGIDFTAVDKIIAELIPVYKKGVSVGIVIGGGNIWRGTVDGKFIDRTSADYIGITATLVNGMVLCERLKTKGILAKVFSPFAVGSFLPQFTVENIENAWKNKNVVIMVGGTGEPHFTTDTAAAVFAIKTKAEIILKATNVDGIYSDDPKKNPAAKLLKKITFDEVIKNNLKVMDTSAFSLCRQHGIKIVVFNFNKKESILKAVCGKKIGSVISS is encoded by the coding sequence ATGTATAAAAAAATCGTTCTGAAATTATCCGGAGAATCACTTGGCAAAAACGGTAGAGGAATTGATTTCACTGCGGTTGATAAAATTATCGCGGAACTGATTCCTGTCTACAAAAAAGGTGTTTCTGTCGGAATTGTAATTGGTGGCGGGAATATATGGCGTGGTACTGTTGATGGTAAATTTATTGATAGAACATCTGCAGATTATATAGGTATCACTGCAACGCTTGTTAATGGTATGGTTTTGTGTGAACGATTGAAAACAAAAGGCATTCTAGCAAAAGTGTTTTCACCATTTGCAGTTGGCAGCTTTTTACCTCAGTTCACAGTTGAAAATATAGAAAACGCGTGGAAAAATAAAAATGTCGTAATTATGGTGGGCGGTACAGGCGAACCACATTTCACAACAGATACTGCAGCCGCTGTGTTCGCGATTAAAACAAAAGCAGAAATAATACTTAAAGCAACCAATGTTGACGGTATCTATTCTGATGACCCGAAAAAAAATCCAGCTGCCAAACTGCTGAAAAAAATTACATTTGATGAAGTTATAAAAAACAATCTTAAAGTGATGGACACTTCGGCATTCTCACTCTGCCGCCAGCATGGTATCAAAATTGTAGTTTTTAATTTTAATAAAAAAGAAAGTATACTAAAAGCAGTTTGTGGCAAAAAAATCGGTTCAGTAATCAGCAGTTAG
- a CDS encoding translation elongation factor Ts, which yields MSEVKITGEMVAKLREKTGCGVLDCKQALIETEGDEEKAIVKLREKGIAAATQKATRTTKEGLIFSYIHPGTKLGVLLELNCETDFVAKTADFQNLGKELAMQIAAASPSVVSKENIANDELEKEKTILKTQALKESKPEKVVEKIVLGRLEKFYERTCLLEQPYIRDTTGKKKVKELITETIAKLGENITVGRFARFKIGEE from the coding sequence ATGAGTGAAGTAAAAATAACAGGTGAAATGGTTGCTAAATTAAGAGAAAAAACAGGATGTGGTGTGTTGGATTGTAAACAGGCATTGATTGAAACAGAAGGTGATGAAGAAAAAGCAATAGTAAAATTGCGTGAAAAAGGAATTGCGGCTGCAACACAGAAGGCAACAAGAACAACAAAAGAGGGCTTGATATTTTCGTATATCCATCCTGGCACTAAATTAGGTGTGTTGCTGGAATTAAATTGTGAGACAGATTTTGTCGCCAAAACAGCAGATTTCCAGAATCTTGGCAAAGAACTCGCAATGCAGATTGCAGCCGCTTCTCCATCTGTTGTAAGTAAAGAAAATATCGCTAATGATGAGTTAGAAAAAGAGAAAACAATATTGAAAACGCAAGCATTAAAAGAAAGTAAGCCTGAAAAAGTTGTTGAAAAAATAGTGTTAGGTCGGCTGGAAAAATTTTACGAACGAACCTGTCTGCTTGAACAGCCATACATAAGAGATACTACTGGCAAAAAGAAGGTGAAAGAACTTATAACAGAAACGATTGCTAAACTTGGCGAAAATATTACAGTTGGAAGGTTTGCGAGATTTAAAATCGGCGAAGAGTAA
- the rpsB gene encoding 30S ribosomal protein S2: MSSVSMKGLLEAGVHFGHQTSQWNPKMSKFIFGARNKVHIIDLAKTIKELRKACKFIRDIASTGAPVLFVGTKHQAQEIIKNEATKCSAFYIISRWLGGTLTNFETIKKNIARLNELEKMKEEGILDKLPKKEVSRLTKEMKKLQTMLSGIKNMQTLPGVLFVVDPVTEKTAVNEAHRLKIPVVAVCDTNSDPDIVDYCIPGNDDAIKSISMLVSIIADAVIEGKSAIKNETESIAVEERFSSDKELPIIDDKETIPQQESIPDIEEPRKTDKIE; encoded by the coding sequence ATGAGTAGTGTATCAATGAAAGGTTTATTGGAAGCTGGTGTCCATTTCGGACATCAAACAAGTCAATGGAATCCTAAAATGTCAAAGTTTATCTTTGGCGCAAGAAACAAGGTTCATATTATTGATCTTGCCAAGACGATAAAAGAACTTAGAAAGGCTTGCAAGTTTATTAGAGATATCGCATCAACGGGTGCGCCTGTTTTATTCGTTGGTACAAAACATCAGGCACAGGAAATTATAAAAAATGAAGCAACAAAATGTTCTGCCTTTTATATTATTTCCAGATGGCTTGGTGGTACACTGACAAATTTTGAAACAATCAAAAAAAACATAGCACGACTTAATGAACTTGAAAAGATGAAAGAAGAAGGGATTCTTGATAAATTGCCAAAAAAAGAGGTGTCCAGATTGACTAAAGAAATGAAAAAATTACAGACGATGCTTTCCGGTATAAAAAACATGCAAACACTACCAGGTGTGCTGTTTGTCGTTGACCCTGTTACTGAAAAAACTGCTGTAAATGAAGCACATCGGCTGAAAATCCCGGTTGTTGCAGTATGCGATACCAATAGTGACCCGGATATTGTTGATTATTGTATTCCCGGAAATGACGATGCTATAAAATCAATCAGTATGCTTGTCAGTATTATAGCAGATGCTGTGATAGAAGGCAAATCAGCAATCAAGAATGAAACTGAAAGCATAGCAGTTGAAGAAAGGTTTTCGTCTGACAAAGAATTACCAATAATAGATGACAAAGAAACTATTCCACAGCAGGAAAGTATCCCGGATATAGAAGAACCGAGAAAAACAGATAAGATAGAATGA